The Silvibacterium dinghuense DNA window GGCGGTGGTGGAGTCGGCGCTGATCTTTGAATCCGTGAAGCAGGGTACAGTGCCGGGCTGGCGCCAACGCTTTGACCGCGTGATTCTGGTGACCGCGCCTGAAACGCTGCGCATACAGAGATATGTGGAGCGGATACAGCTGCAAGGAACGAGATTGAGTCTTGCGGAGCTGGAGGCGGACGCGCGCGGACGTATCGCCGCACAGATGCCGGACAGCGAAAAGATTCCGCTTGCGGACTATGTGATTCACAATGACAGCTCTCTTGAGAGCACGCGACGCCAGACGCAGCACATCTATGCGGAACTCAAGGCGGCGGCACGGGTCTGAAGAGAGTGTTTCCTCGAAACACCTAAAATGGAAGCAGCGAGCAGGCGCAGGGTGCGCCCGTGAGAGACAGGTAAAGCAATGACCTTTCGCAGAGTCGTAATCATTCTTCTTATCGTGGGCGGTTTCTGGTATCTCACCAGCCATGACACGAGCCTCATCCGGACAAAGATTCTCGAGAACCGGCTGCACGGCAGCTCGCTGCGGCTGACCGAAGCCGACGCAGCGCCGGAGTACGACGCGGAAGAAGTGAACAACATCTCGATCTATAAGCATGTGCTGCCGTCGGTAGTGAACATCACTTCTCAGACGCAGGCGCTGAACTTCTTCTTCCAGGTGGTGCCGCAGCAAGGGCAGGGTTCGGGCTTCATCCTCGATAGGGAAGGCCACATCCTTACGAATTACCACGTGATTGGCGATGCGCAGCAGATCGAGGTAACGACATCGGACAAGCATCGCTATCGCGCCACGCCGATTGGAAAAGATCCTGTGCACGATCTCGCGCTGCTGCAGATCCATGCGCAGAACCTCACGCCGGTGACGCTGGCCGCCAGCTCGCGCAATTTAGAGGTAGGGCAGAAGGTCTACGCCATCGGCAATCCCTTCGGTTTGGCCGGAACGATGACGACCGGCATCATCAGTGCCATCCGTTCCATCCACAGCCCGCAGGGCGCGCCGATTGAGAATGCCATCCAGACCGACGCTGCGATCAATCCCGGCAATTCAGGGGGCCCGCTGCTGAACTCGCGCGGGGAGGTCATCGGTATTACATCGCTGATCGCGACCAATCCCAATGAGAACGTGGAGCAGAGCGCGGGCATCGGCTTCGCTATTCCCATCGATACGGCCAAGGCGGTGCTCGGCGACATCCAGAAGTACGGGCGCGTGCGCAGGCCGTCGATGGGCATCATCTCGCTGCCCATCGGGCCGGATCTTGCCGAGCAGATGGGGCTCGCGGCAGGGTATGGCGTGCTCATCCAGCGCACCGTGCAGGGCGGCGCGGCAGACCGCGCGGGTCTGCGCGGCGGCAATCAGACCGCGTATCTTGGCAACACGCTGATCTATCTCGGCGGCGACCTGATCGTGAACATCGACGGGCAGGACGTGACCAATACGCAGGACATCTCCGACGTGATGAACCGCCATCAGGTGGGCGATACGGTGACGGTAACCTTCTATCGCGGCCGGCGCAAGATGACCACGCAGGTCACGCTGGGCGAGGCCCACGAGCAGGCGGCCTGATGCGCTTTCGCCGCAGGCTCGGCGCGAATACGGTTGTCGCCTGGGTGCTGAGCGCCCTCTTCGTCGGGTTTGTTTTCCTGCATGCCGGCAGGCCGCCGTATGCGGCTGTGATCGCCATGGTCGTGGTGTTGCTGCTCTATGCGCTACCGCACATCTTCTGGTGCTGGGATGTGACGCCGGATCGTCTGGTAAACCGCCGTTACTTCAGCGAGCGGAGCTTCGTCCTGGCCGAGATCGAGTACGCCGGATCGATGCCCGGACACCTCACGCCGAGGCGCGGCAAGGGGGCGTGGATCGAAGTGCGCACCCGCGCCGGCGAACGGATGATCGTGCAGCCCGCCGATGCCGAGGCGTTCCTCGCGGAGCTGCAGAAGTATGTTCCGGCTGCGGTGAAGGCGGACGATCAGCCTGCAGACAAATAACGCCGTCCATCGATCCGATACCGGCCGCTGAGTACGCGGCCAATCGCTTCGCTGTAGGCGATGTGCTCCTGCTCGAGGATGCGCTCGGCGAGTGCGTGGGCGTCATCGGTATCGAGCACGGGGACAACCTTCTGCAGGATGATCACCCCGTGATCGAGCTCTTCATCGACAAAGTGCACCGTGCAGCCGGCCACCTTCGCGCCATAATCAAAGGCCTGCGTCTGCGCATCGAGGCCGGGAAAAGCCGGCAGCAGCGAGGGATGGATGTTCAGGATCGCGTTGGGGAAGGCGCGGACGAAATCCGGCGAGAGCAGCCGCATGTACCCTGCGAGAATCACCAGGTCGATATCGTGCTCGCGCAGCGTGGCTACGATTTCGGCGTCGTGCTCGGCGCGCTTGCGCCCCTTCGCTTCGACGGCAACAGCTTTGAGCCCCAGCTCCTGCGCGGAAGCCAGGCCGGGAGCATCGGTCTTATTCGAAATAACGACGGCGATCTCGCAGCCGGAGAGCTTTCCTTCGCGGATGTTTTTCGCAATGGCAAGAAAGTTGGAGCCGCGTCCGGAGAGCAGGATGCCGAGTCGTTTTACAGAAGACATGTATTCAGGTTAGCAGTCGGCAGGCAGCCGCAAAGGCGGCCAGGGATAAAGCGGCCAGCATCCCGAAGGGTCGCTGGCCGTTCTTATGACTGACTGCTGACTACTGTCTCCTTAATCGTGCTCGGTGTGAGGGCTTTGTTCGGTCGGACGAGGATGATCGCCCGGCAGCATGCGCAGAATCGCCGGGAACACAAAGGCCACAATGAAGTAGGCCACGGTAGCGGCGATCGCCAGCACGGGCAGCCCGGCTCCGCAGGCCATGCCGATGCCGGTGACCAGCCACACGGTCGCGGCGGTTGTGAGCCCGGCCACGTGATCGCCCTTGACGAAGATCAATCCCGCGCCGATAAAGCCGATGCCGGTGACAATCTGCGCGGCCACGCGCGAAGGATCGAGCACGATGGTGCCGGCGTGCAGCACATCCGTGAATCCAAATTTGGAGATGAGAAGAAAGAGCGCCGAAGAGGTGCCGACCACGGTGTAGGTGCGCAGCCCCGCGCTTTTACGGCGTATCTCCCGTTCGAGTCCGATCATGGCGGAGAGCAGGAAGGCGAGCCCCAGCTCAAGGATCTGTTTCAGGCCCTGCCCGTTCGGCTCGAAGAATGGCATGCGGAACATTGTAGAAGAGTGGGAATACGGCCAGCAGCCAGTCGTAAAGACGGCCAGTGATAAAGCGGCCAGCTCGGAGATCGTTGCCTTCCGCCTGTCTTCGTTGTCATGCGAGCAGCAACAGAGATGCATGGTGGCCCATTCAAGCCCGGTTTGGGCTTGAGTGGGGGACAAGGATCGCTACAGGCCGTTTTTATGACTAGCTACTGGCCGTTCTACCACTGGCCGCTTTACCACTGACCACTACTTCTGCGTGTAAACCACCTTGCGGTTGCCCTTCACGATGCGGCCGATGATGGAGTGCTTCTCGCCGAGCTTTTCGAGCAGCGCCGCAACCTTCTTGTACTTCTCTGGGCGGACGACGATGGTCAGTCCGACACCCATGTTGAAGGTGCGCATCATCTCGTCCTGCTCCACCGAGCCCAGCTCGCGCAGGTGCTCGAAGATGGGCAGCACCGGCCAGGAGCCGAGCGCAATCTCCGCCGAGACGGTCTTGGGCAGGATGCGGGGCAGGTTTTCGGTAATGCCGCCGCCGGTGATGTGCGCCATGCCCTCCACCAGCTTCGCCGCGGTAAGCTTCTGGATGATCGGCAGGTAGCTGCGATGGGTCTTCATCAGCGCCGCACCGGCCTTGTCCTTGATGGCCTTCACGCGATCGTTGGGCTTGTAGCCTGCGGTCTCGAAGAAGAGCTTGCGGGCCAAAGAATACCCATTGGTGTGCAGGCCGGTCGAAGGCAGACCGAGGACCAGATCGCCCGGCTTGATGTCTGCGCCGGTTACCAGCTTGTCGCGATCGACCACGCCGACGATGAAGCCTGCGAGGTCATATTCGCCGTCGGCATAGAAGCCGGGCATCTGCGCCGTCTCGCCGCCGATCAGCGCGCAGCCATTCTCGCGGCACGCGGTGGCCAGGCCGGTCACGACCTTCTCGATGATCTTGTTCTCGAGCCGGCCGGTGGCCAGGTAGTCGAGGAAGAAGAGCGGCGTTGCGCCCTGCACGGCAATGTCGTTGACGCAGTGGTTCACCAGGTCCGCGCCCACCGTGTCATGAATGCCGAGCTGGAAGGCCAGCTTGAGCTTGGTGCCCACGCCATCCGCGCTCGAGACCAGGATCGGGTCCTTGAACTTCTTGCTGTCGAACTTGAACAGCGCGCCGAAGCCGCCGATGCCGCCGAGGACATTGCGGCTGAAGGTCTGCTTGGCCAGCTCCTTGATGCGCTCCTTGGCGCGATCGCCGCTGGCAATATCGACGCCGGCGGCTGCGTAGGTGACGGGCTTGGCGGAAGGCTTTTTCTTGGATTCGGGCAAGGATGCGTCTCGACTGCGTGGAATGGGCTTGGAACACAGGCCGGAAGCTCAATTTTATCATTCGGAGCCGGTCCTCCTGCGGGGAAGCGAAACCATTGGCGCCGGGCAATCGTCTTTGCGGGCAGGCCGGCAGAGATCGGTAAGGACCGGCAAAGGAGCGATGACCATGCGAGCAGCGATGGTGTGGTTCTGCCTTGCAGCAGCGGCGCTGCCCATGGTGGCGCAGGAAAATACAGGTTCCACGTCCGAAGCCAAACCGGGTTCTGCGGCAGCGGCGCCGGTAACGCCCGGACCCATCCCGGCGGCGATCGGGAGGGCGAAGAAGGTGTTTGTCTCGAACGAGGGATCGGATGGGGGCCTGTTTCCGCACCCTTTCTCTGGAACGGAGTCGCGAGCTTACGATCAGTTCTACGCAGCGCTCCAGCAGTGGGGACGGTATGAGCTGGTAGATAACCCGGCCGAGGCCGACCTCGTTTTCGATGTGCGCCTGCTGGCGCCGAAAGGGCCGTTGAAGGCCGAAAAGATTAACGGAACGCAGGATCCGCTGCCGGAGCTCCGGCTGGTGATCTATGACCGGCCTACTCATTACGCATTGTGGGCGATCACCCGGCAGGTGGACCTCGCCTTCCTGCAGAAGACCCATGATCGTAACTTCAATGAGGCGATGGATGCGCTGATGTCGGACCTGAAGCACCTGACCGGACAGGATGCGGCGAATAAGGGGGCAGGAGTTTCCTAGCCTGGATTCGGCGCAGGCGCGAAAGTGGCTTTGGGTGGGTGTGCTCCGGAAGGTGAAAAGCTCCCAATGTCTCCTCCTTCAGCCTGGCAATTCGCCTGCTGTTATCTCCGCCGCATTCGCCGGAGAAGCGCAGCTTGTCCCAATTCCTGATTTCCATCATCCGTCCGCGCGGTTATCGGCACAGCGACGCGTTCATGGAGGTTGCCGAGACGCTTTGCCTGGGGCTGCGCCGGCTCGGCCATCGGGCGGCTGTCTTTGAGAACAAGATTGCCCCTCAGGCGATCAACATCCTCCTCGGAGCGCATCTGCTCGATCGTCGCGAGGCTGGCCTGCTGCCTCCGGGGACGATCGTTTATAACCTCGAGCAGCTCGGCGCCCCCTATCTGAAGGAGCACTTCTACGGTCTGGCCTGCCGCTGCCGGATCTGGGATTACAGTCCGCTGAATCTCGCGCTCTGGATGCAGCGCCGCTGCGCGCAGCCGCCCACCCTGGTCGAGATCGGCTACGTGCCCGAATGGACGCGCATTCCGGTCGCGCCGATTCAGGATATCGACGTCCTCTTCTATGGCTCCATCAATGAGCACCGGAGGGCCATCTTCCTGCGGCTTCGTGAAGCCGGGATCGGAATCCATGCGGTTTTTGGGGTGTATGGCCGGGAGCGGGATGCGCTGATCGCGCGGGCGAAGATCGTGCTCAATCTTCACTGCTATCCGACCAAGCTCTTCGAGGTGGTCCGCGTCTCTTACCTGCTGGCAAATGCGAAGGCGGTGGTCAGCGAGGCTTCGCCGGATATCGGCGACTTTGCGCAGACCGTCGAGGTCGCCTCCCCGGATGGCATGGTCGATGCGGTCTCTGCACTTCTTGCCGATGAGTCTCGCCGTAAGCGACTGGAGGCGCGAGGCTTCGAGTTCTTCACGCGCAGGCCTGTTGAGAGCTTCCTGGAAAAAGCAATCGGCCCGTTGATCGGGCCGACGCAGTCGACTGCTTCCGGATAAGCCAGTGGCCGTAGGAACCGTAGGAATACGTTAGCGGTTGGACATGCCCAGGGTGCCGTGCATGGGTAGCGTGGAGGCGACGAATTGGACCGTGGCCGCCCGTCCATGGCCGATCTGCCGGCCGCGGGCTGCGGGAACGGGTGTTTCCATCTCGACTTCATCCTCCGCGGCTTCGGTTTCCTTCCTGCCGGAGGTCGCGGCAAGGATAGCGGGGGTGGCGATCATGGCAAGGAATGCGAGAGCGAAAAAGGCCTGAAGCATGGCAGCGGTATCTCCTGAAGGTTACGGGGCCCGGGGCCTCGCAACACCCTCAGCATCCCGCATCTCCGCACGGGAGAACATCCCACGAAGCGGCCTTCCCGATCCCAGGATGGGGACCGGAGGGTGACCCGGAAGACGAGCCCCTTAACACTTCCAGGGGAGTAGCGGAGAATAGGGCATCGGCGGCATGCATCCAATATGGCAATGACCAATCCAATGCGGAGATTCCGGCGGCGCCGGAAGGAGCCAGTCTTTACGCGGCCAGAGTCCGAATTGCGTCAGCTCACCGAGGCCTTCTGTGGCGCAGCTACGCTGCCGGCGCAGACGCGCCGCGCCATTGCGCTCTTTTCCTCGCTATGGACGCTTCCCACCGAGCGTGCCTTTACCGCCGGGCTGCTGCGCTGGATTCGCATGCTGGAGCAGGACCGCGATCTGCGCAGCCGTTTCCGCGCCAGCTGGCAGAGCATGGCGGCGCACCTCGATTCGGTGCCGTTCTTCGCCGACGCGGGCATCCCGGTAGAGCACGCGCTCTGGCATGAGGCGACGCGCCGCATCTTTCAGAGGCTGCTGCCCTCGGCGCGGGAGCATGTCGACACGGCCCGGCTGTTTACTGCGGTGCTCTCCTCGCAGCAGGCGGTCGACCGCTTTCGGGAGATCGATGGCTTTATCTTTACCCGGCTGGCCCGCCTGCTATGGCCTGCGGAGGGCCTGCGCGCGCTGCCGGGAGTCCGCGAGAATCTGCACCAGGCGATGCGCCTGCTGGCAGCCAGGGTGGCGGGACGTGGAGCGACTCCTGCGATCCGTCAGCGCAGCAGCGCCCTGACGCCGGAAAACTCTCCGTTCTACCGGCTGATCTTTGCGACGGAAGACTTTGTGCAGTCGTCGGAGACCGGACACGAGGCCTATCACCGCTGGAGCGCGGCGTTGCGCGCCTGCCGCGAAGAGCTGACCCAGGTGCGCCTGCACATGGAAGAGGCCGGCGTGAGCACCGGGCTGATGTTCGACATCACCAGCATGGAAGCGGCGTTGGACCGGCTCGAGATGCTGGCTGCGACCCAGGTCGATCCGGCCATGCGCGCTGTGCCGGTAGTGCACCATCCTGAGGCGCAGGCCATGGCGGTCGCAGGCGGCCATGCGCCTGCGCGAGTACCGGTCGAGAAGCCGTCCTTCGCCGCGCGGCAGTTGCTCAATACGCTGGTCTCCGGCCTGCTCGAGGACACGCGTATCTCCGCGCTGGTGCGGCAGAACCTGAACCTGCTGGCGCGCAAGACGGTGGAGCGCACCGGTTATGGCGGCGAGCATTACATCGCACATACGCTGCGCGAGTACCGCCAGATGTGGCTTGCGGCCATTGGCGGCGGCCTGTTGACCGTCTTCACCGCTGCACTCAAGCTGCGCGTGGTGGAAAGCCACTTCCCGCCCTTCGTCGAAGGCTTTCTGATCGGAACGGACTATGCGATCAGCTTTCTTCTGCTGCAGATCTTCGGCCTCGCGCTGGCGACGAAACAGCCTTCGA harbors:
- the coaE gene encoding dephospho-CoA kinase (Dephospho-CoA kinase (CoaE) performs the final step in coenzyme A biosynthesis.), whose product is MLRVGLTGGLGSGKTTVSQILRELGAQVLEADLVGRQMMEPGHAVYDAVVRQFGPEVVRGDGTLDRKRLAELAFAGNRLAELTKIVHPPVIAAEERWCRRVAEQDPSAVAVVESALIFESVKQGTVPGWRQRFDRVILVTAPETLRIQRYVERIQLQGTRLSLAELEADARGRIAAQMPDSEKIPLADYVIHNDSSLESTRRQTQHIYAELKAAARV
- a CDS encoding MgtC/SapB family protein, with amino-acid sequence MPFFEPNGQGLKQILELGLAFLLSAMIGLEREIRRKSAGLRTYTVVGTSSALFLLISKFGFTDVLHAGTIVLDPSRVAAQIVTGIGFIGAGLIFVKGDHVAGLTTAATVWLVTGIGMACGAGLPVLAIAATVAYFIVAFVFPAILRMLPGDHPRPTEQSPHTEHD
- a CDS encoding glycosyltransferase family 1 protein gives rise to the protein MSQFLISIIRPRGYRHSDAFMEVAETLCLGLRRLGHRAAVFENKIAPQAINILLGAHLLDRREAGLLPPGTIVYNLEQLGAPYLKEHFYGLACRCRIWDYSPLNLALWMQRRCAQPPTLVEIGYVPEWTRIPVAPIQDIDVLFYGSINEHRRAIFLRLREAGIGIHAVFGVYGRERDALIARAKIVLNLHCYPTKLFEVVRVSYLLANAKAVVSEASPDIGDFAQTVEVASPDGMVDAVSALLADESRRKRLEARGFEFFTRRPVESFLEKAIGPLIGPTQSTASG
- the purN gene encoding phosphoribosylglycinamide formyltransferase; the encoded protein is MSSVKRLGILLSGRGSNFLAIAKNIREGKLSGCEIAVVISNKTDAPGLASAQELGLKAVAVEAKGRKRAEHDAEIVATLREHDIDLVILAGYMRLLSPDFVRAFPNAILNIHPSLLPAFPGLDAQTQAFDYGAKVAGCTVHFVDEELDHGVIILQKVVPVLDTDDAHALAERILEQEHIAYSEAIGRVLSGRYRIDGRRYLSAG
- the purM gene encoding phosphoribosylformylglycinamidine cyclo-ligase, whose product is MPESKKKPSAKPVTYAAAGVDIASGDRAKERIKELAKQTFSRNVLGGIGGFGALFKFDSKKFKDPILVSSADGVGTKLKLAFQLGIHDTVGADLVNHCVNDIAVQGATPLFFLDYLATGRLENKIIEKVVTGLATACRENGCALIGGETAQMPGFYADGEYDLAGFIVGVVDRDKLVTGADIKPGDLVLGLPSTGLHTNGYSLARKLFFETAGYKPNDRVKAIKDKAGAALMKTHRSYLPIIQKLTAAKLVEGMAHITGGGITENLPRILPKTVSAEIALGSWPVLPIFEHLRELGSVEQDEMMRTFNMGVGLTIVVRPEKYKKVAALLEKLGEKHSIIGRIVKGNRKVVYTQK
- a CDS encoding site-specific recombinase; amino-acid sequence: MRQLTEAFCGAATLPAQTRRAIALFSSLWTLPTERAFTAGLLRWIRMLEQDRDLRSRFRASWQSMAAHLDSVPFFADAGIPVEHALWHEATRRIFQRLLPSAREHVDTARLFTAVLSSQQAVDRFREIDGFIFTRLARLLWPAEGLRALPGVRENLHQAMRLLAARVAGRGATPAIRQRSSALTPENSPFYRLIFATEDFVQSSETGHEAYHRWSAALRACREELTQVRLHMEEAGVSTGLMFDITSMEAALDRLEMLAATQVDPAMRAVPVVHHPEAQAMAVAGGHAPARVPVEKPSFAARQLLNTLVSGLLEDTRISALVRQNLNLLARKTVERTGYGGEHYIAHTLREYRQMWLAAIGGGLLTVFTAALKLRVVESHFPPFVEGFLIGTDYAISFLLLQIFGLALATKQPSMTAATFAGIIRQNRGISRRSKIADFAASISRTQLAAALGNVFAVCFGAIAFERLWQHFFRSHYLPAPVAQHVYETLHPFSSATAIDAALTGVILWLAGLIGGWCENFAVYNRVPAAIAAHPFGQRIGARRMQRLAHWLEHNIAPWSTSIVLGFLLGFTPEIAHFFGLPLDVRHVTLNTGMLALAAARYGTGAFGAHWFYYAVAGIGITFVLNLGVSFAIASIVALRAYDVQQKERLSILRYVLGQAFRSPLRFLYPVDAAPELTTIAPAKTAEEESAS
- a CDS encoding S1C family serine protease, producing the protein MTFRRVVIILLIVGGFWYLTSHDTSLIRTKILENRLHGSSLRLTEADAAPEYDAEEVNNISIYKHVLPSVVNITSQTQALNFFFQVVPQQGQGSGFILDREGHILTNYHVIGDAQQIEVTTSDKHRYRATPIGKDPVHDLALLQIHAQNLTPVTLAASSRNLEVGQKVYAIGNPFGLAGTMTTGIISAIRSIHSPQGAPIENAIQTDAAINPGNSGGPLLNSRGEVIGITSLIATNPNENVEQSAGIGFAIPIDTAKAVLGDIQKYGRVRRPSMGIISLPIGPDLAEQMGLAAGYGVLIQRTVQGGAADRAGLRGGNQTAYLGNTLIYLGGDLIVNIDGQDVTNTQDISDVMNRHQVGDTVTVTFYRGRRKMTTQVTLGEAHEQAA